In one Gracilinanus agilis isolate LMUSP501 chromosome 6, AgileGrace, whole genome shotgun sequence genomic region, the following are encoded:
- the LOC123252108 gene encoding olfactory receptor 5A1-like has product MNMGRNETSVTMFTLQGISDQPEMQVIFFVLFLVIYIMTLTWNLGLTILIWSDSHLHSPMYFFLSFLSFIDICYSSSITPRMLSDFFLVEKTISFLACATQYFFVAWMALAECCLLAIMAYDRYVAIYSPLRYSTIMHLPICGKLVAGAYVAGCLGSLVQTTAGFHLHFCGPNIINHFFCDIPQIIALSCSNPFINQIMVFVVAVCIGLFSFLFIIMSYVYITVTILKMPSAKGRAKAFNTCASHLTAVILSFGTAFCVYLSPNSGHSQHLNKVLSVFYAILIPVLNPLIYSLRNKEIKDALKRLMKRGKFPK; this is encoded by the coding sequence ATGAATATGGGAAGAAATGAAACTTCTGTAACTATGTTCACCCTTCAAGGAATCTCAGACCAACCAGAGATGCAGGTTATCTTCTTTGTACTATTCCTGGTAATCTATATCATGACTTTGACTTGGAATTTAGGCCTCACTATCCTCATTTGGAGTGACTCTCATCTTCATTCCCCTATGTACTTCTTTCTtagttttctgtctttcatagacATCTGCTACTCTTCCTCTATTACCCCAAGAATGCTCTCTGACTTCTTCCTTGTAGAAAAAACAATTTCCTTCTTGGCCTGCGCTACTCAGTATTTCTTTGTGGCCTGGATGGCATTGGCTGAGTGCTGTCTCTTGGCAATCATGGCATATGACCGTTATGTGGCCATCTATAGCCCACTGAGGTATTCCACCATCATGCACCTGCCAATCTGTGGAAAGTTGGTGGCTGGGGCCTATGTAGCTGGGTGCCTTGGTAGCTTAGTCCAAACAACAGCTGGTTTCCATCTCCATTTCTGTGGGCCAAATATAATTAATCACTTTTTCTGTGACATACCTCAGATCATAGCCCTGTCCTGCTCTAACCCTTTCATCAATCAAATAATGGTGTTTGTGGTAGCAGTTTGCATTGGGTTATTCTCATTCCTCTTTATCATCATGTCCTATGTGTACATCACAGTCACTATCCTGAAAATGCCCTCAGCCAAGGGAAGGGCAAAAGCCTTCAACACTTGTGCCTCTCACCTGACTGCTGTTATTCTCTCCTTTGGGACTGCCTTTTGTGTGTACCTAAGTCCCAACTCCGGCCATTCCCAACACCTGAACAAGGTATTGTCTGTCTTCTATGCCATTCTCATCCCTGTGCTGAATCCCCTGATCTATAGCCTTaggaataaagaaatcaaagatgccCTGAAGAGGCTcatgaaaaggggaaaatttcccaaataa